The window TTCAAGATTCTGTACCTCTTGATATACATATTATCGGGTTTAATGAACTGGCAAGAAAAGCCGGAGTAACTAAAATTGAAAAATCTCATAAAAGATTGATTGATCGTTATCCTGTACTTGATAATTTTTATAAAATCTCGTTTTCGGATACTTTTCCTTTAGATAGCATTGTTTTATTTCTTGGAAAGAATCAAAGTCTTGAATACGTAGAAAAAATACCTACAGCAAGAGCAGATATTGTTCCAAATGATAGTGATTATCCAAATAATCAATGGGGATTGCAAAAAATTCAACCTGAACAAGCCTGGGACAAAACAACCGGAGATTATAAAATAAAAATAGCAATTGTAGATGACGGAGTATGTATAGATCATTGTGAATTAAAAACTAAAATATGGGTAAATCAAAATGAAATTCCTGATGATATTATCTTAGATGATATAAACAATGACGGTATAATCTCTTCTGGCGAATTGCTGGAAAATTTTCAGCTTGATACAATTAGCTCTCTTTATCAGATAGATTCGTTGTTTAATGAAATTGATGATGACAACAATGGATATATTGATGACATTTTTGGATATGATTTAGCTGATAATGATAATTATCCTTATTCTGAAAGCCTTGGTGGTTTGTTTACTCATGGTACCCATGTAGCAGGCATTTCTGCTGCTGAAACAAGTTTTGACTCTACCATTAATTACGGAAGTTTAGCTTCTATTGGAGCAAATTGCTCAATTATACCAATAAAATGCAAGAAAAATGGCAGTACAGGTTCTTCTATTCAAGACCCATTTCAAGGTGTTGAATATGCAATATTAGCCGGTGCCGATGTAATAAATATGTCTTGGGGGACATCAGGTATCATAAATAGTGATGATAGATTAATGTTAAATTGTGCTTATGAAGATGGAATTCTATTAGTTTCTTCTGCAGGAAATGATGGTATCACAACAATAGGATATCCTGCAAAAGAATCTACTGTAATCTCTGTCGGAAACTCTACTGAAGATGATATTAAGTATTCAAGTTCTAACTACGGACAATATATTGATGTAATGGCACCTGGAGATGATATCCTATCTACCTTAAACTCTTCAAGTCTTAGTGGCTATTTAAGTTTCACCGGAACATCAATGTCTGCTCCATTTGTTTCAGGCTTATGTGCTCTGATGAGAACTTATTGCCCAACATGTAACAGTGAAGAGATTTATCAGTCATTATTTCTTTCTTGTGATTCAATGCCAAACGACACTCTATATCATCCGATTAAAGATAGTAGCGGTGTAGGCTATGGAAGGATAAATGCAACAAAATCAATAAATAGATTAATAGAACTTGAACCTATTGCTGATTTCAATCTTAATAATAGTGAATATATTTGTCCAAACTGCTTGATTGATGTAATAAATCAAAGTCATGGTTATATTACCGGATATAAATGGTCAGCTACTTCAGGGATTAGCATTAGTAATGATACTATTGCCAATCCTGAAATTCAGTTTCCAAGTTTAAATGATTTTCCATTTTCTATTTCTCTTATTGCTTATAATGATAGTATTCAGGGGATAAATCAAACGGATACTTTTACAATAGTCGATACTATAAGAACACCATATGCTGAACTGTTATACCCTGTAGATACTTTGTATATTGAAAATACGGATGAGGCATATTTCTTAGTCAGGTTTTATAATTCAAATTCTCCATATACAATACAATATATTGATCAAAATGGTAATGTTGTAGAAATTGATGACATCTATAATAATCCAAAACTTATTAAGCTTTCAAATATTCCAATAGGGATTTCTCAATATACATTGTTCTCCTTTGAGGATGATAAAAACTGCCAGGGAATAGTTTCCGGGCAAGTAACCATATCGCGGAATGATCAGCCTTGTAATAATTTAATTAATAATAACTGGAATTTGGGGTATAATGCAGGATTATCACATGTGAAAATAAATCCAAATTATTCAGACAATGCTTTCTTAACACCATTAGTAATTTCGAATAATGTTGCCACCATATCCGATTTTAATGGAAATTTTCTTTTTGGAACCGATGGTGAGAAAATATGGGATAAAACCTATAATTTAATGCAAAATGGCGAAATTGAAGGATATTTAAATAACGATCAAGGATGTATTGTTATTCCTAAATCTATAGAAAACAAAACTTATTATATCCTTAATATTGATAAAGACATAGTAAGTATCAATGAGGTTGATTCTGTTTTGACATATAATTATTTATTTTTCCAAGAAATTGATATGAATAAAAATGGGCATAATGGAGGTATCACTATTTTTCCGAACGGAGAAGTAATTAGTAAAAATAATAAAGTATATACTCCAGACAGTATTCTTATAGGTAACAAAATTTGTAGTACTCCACATGCCTATTTGCCGGAAACATACTGGATAATTACACATGGAGTCTATGAAAACACTTATCTTGTGTTTCAATCGAATAAAGATTCAATTGTGTTTTTCGATAAATATATTTGCAATTCATTTGTAAATGATAATATTGGTGAAATTTGTTTTAATAGGACTGGAAAGATTTTGGCTAATACTTTTGAAATATCTGATTCAACGTACTTAATTCAATTATTAAGCTTTGATAATATAACAGGTGAATTGAATTTGTTGGATACAAATTCTATCGATGAATTCATTTATGGCCTTGAATTTTCAAATAGTGGCCAATATTTGTATTTTAGTGAGCCTGATATTGGGAAAATAGGAAGATTTAATATTCAAAACAAGTTGCTTGAGGATATCAATTATTTGGATGCAGGAATTGAAAATTACTATTCTCTTCTACTTAGCCCATCTAATCAGGAAATAATTGTTAGTCAGTATAATTCAAATTATTTAGGAGCAATTCTAAATCCTGATGATTCTATTGTATATTTTTCACCGGAATTTATAAAATTAGAGAGTGTTGCCAATTGCAGAAAAGGTTTACCTCAATTGGTAGAATACAATCCGGAGTTATTTGAAATGGAAATTGATTCGATTTATGATAATCAATGCTTTGGTATAAATGAAGGTGCGATACAGTTAAGTATTTCGGGTGACAATCCTCCTTATTCATTTAAATGGTCGAATGGAGAAACAACAGAGGATATAATTCAATTGACAGCAGGTTTTTATTATCTTACCGTTTCAGATGCCAATGCTTGTTCTCTGGTAAAAAAGTTTAAAGTTAAAGAGCCTGACCCTCTTGTGGATTATGAATTAATTTACCCCGATTCGCTTTGCGCTGACAACGGCTGGGCTACTATTGAAACAAACGACTCCATTGTTTATTATAATTGGTCGAATGGCTCCAATTCACAATATGCTTCCGATTTATATTTAGATACATTGTATTTTGTTGAATTCCGGGATTCAACCAATTGTAATACTTATCGGGATTCATTTATTATCAGAAGAAATGAAATGCAAATCAAAACGATTGATATTATTGAACATAGCTGTAGTTCGATGGGAAAGGCATTTTTGAATTCTGATAGCATAATAAATGGCACAGAGCCATATAATTGCAGTTGGTATAAGTATGACAATTTTACAGGTTCAAATTCTACTCCTGTTTTGATTTCGGAAGTAGATTCGATTACAAATATAGCTCCTGGTTTTTATACATTAGAACTTTTGGATTCCAATGAATGCAGTCTCCAGTATGATTTTGAGTTGTATAGTGCTGATAATGGAACGGAACTTAGCATTGATAATACAACTTGTAATGAATTATCAAATGGATATGCTCTAATTGATACTATTAATGGAGCAATGCCGGAATATATTATTTGGTCGGATTCAACAATAGGCATTTTTCAGCTAAACAATCTGTCGGAAGGTAGCTATTGGCTTAGAACCGTGGTTGGTTCTTGTGAGTACCTTGATACATTTTCAGTTTATAGTGACTATAGTCTAAACATAATTAGTTCCTTATTGTATGATGAATATTGCCAACATAGTTGCAATGCTTATTCACAAATACAAGTTGATAATGGCTTTCCTCCATACTCAGTTTATGTCGATTCTTTATTTGATGGAACTTCATTTTCATCTTCATACACTATTGATTCTA of the Bacteroidota bacterium genome contains:
- a CDS encoding S8 family serine peptidase — translated: MKKLITCLCLIAFGLLNAQDTIPDFIPGKISVKVNDNYPFFLHEWDIQDSVPLDIHIIGFNELARKAGVTKIEKSHKRLIDRYPVLDNFYKISFSDTFPLDSIVLFLGKNQSLEYVEKIPTARADIVPNDSDYPNNQWGLQKIQPEQAWDKTTGDYKIKIAIVDDGVCIDHCELKTKIWVNQNEIPDDIILDDINNDGIISSGELLENFQLDTISSLYQIDSLFNEIDDDNNGYIDDIFGYDLADNDNYPYSESLGGLFTHGTHVAGISAAETSFDSTINYGSLASIGANCSIIPIKCKKNGSTGSSIQDPFQGVEYAILAGADVINMSWGTSGIINSDDRLMLNCAYEDGILLVSSAGNDGITTIGYPAKESTVISVGNSTEDDIKYSSSNYGQYIDVMAPGDDILSTLNSSSLSGYLSFTGTSMSAPFVSGLCALMRTYCPTCNSEEIYQSLFLSCDSMPNDTLYHPIKDSSGVGYGRINATKSINRLIELEPIADFNLNNSEYICPNCLIDVINQSHGYITGYKWSATSGISISNDTIANPEIQFPSLNDFPFSISLIAYNDSIQGINQTDTFTIVDTIRTPYAELLYPVDTLYIENTDEAYFLVRFYNSNSPYTIQYIDQNGNVVEIDDIYNNPKLIKLSNIPIGISQYTLFSFEDDKNCQGIVSGQVTISRNDQPCNNLINNNWNLGYNAGLSHVKINPNYSDNAFLTPLVISNNVATISDFNGNFLFGTDGEKIWDKTYNLMQNGEIEGYLNNDQGCIVIPKSIENKTYYILNIDKDIVSINEVDSVLTYNYLFFQEIDMNKNGHNGGITIFPNGEVISKNNKVYTPDSILIGNKICSTPHAYLPETYWIITHGVYENTYLVFQSNKDSIVFFDKYICNSFVNDNIGEICFNRTGKILANTFEISDSTYLIQLLSFDNITGELNLLDTNSIDEFIYGLEFSNSGQYLYFSEPDIGKIGRFNIQNKLLEDINYLDAGIENYYSLLLSPSNQEIIVSQYNSNYLGAILNPDDSIVYFSPEFIKLESVANCRKGLPQLVEYNPELFEMEIDSIYDNQCFGINEGAIQLSISGDNPPYSFKWSNGETTEDIIQLTAGFYYLTVSDANACSLVKKFKVKEPDPLVDYELIYPDSLCADNGWATIETNDSIVYYNWSNGSNSQYASDLYLDTLYFVEFRDSTNCNTYRDSFIIRRNEMQIKTIDIIEHSCSSMGKAFLNSDSIINGTEPYNCSWYKYDNFTGSNSTPVLISEVDSITNIAPGFYTLELLDSNECSLQYDFELYSADNGTELSIDNTTCNELSNGYALIDTINGAMPEYIIWSDSTIGIFQLNNLSEGSYWLRTVVGSCEYLDTFSVYSDYSLNIISSLLYDEYCQHSCNAYSQIQVDNGFPPYSVYVDSLFDGTSFSSSYTIDSICPGNHYISIEDYLGCKSDIDSFFVEQANDFEADFIVTMENCGITGNFNINLIVSGDFPPYSFVWSTNDTIEDIVVSNSGTYYVTIADYNDCQIVDTIIIDEYSSISLSNNYTHPTCPKVLNGIIEAIPSGGVMPYSYLWSNGSTNSAIYYCSPDSFYSVTVTDNYGCEKSQNNLFVLNYDIATIEADVIPPACPDTTNAEITIEVKNGKPPFTYLWSTGDTTSHVTGLLGDSLYSVTVTSADDCRLLWSDTIPGDTLSIEFEVKGQGCNSVEDTTLYENASVIASVINGTNTYYYLWSNDSVSDTLPGLIDETRLYVTVTDSLGCYGLDSVLINSDQTIELKEDWSLFSTYLVPTGNKEIHEYFDEQLSSSTILIKDKDGNVFWPSYNIDNIGQLTIGKGYEAKMYSDEVLYLTGSLACPEDNPIELDSGWNYLGYLRTENSAITQSMTSIVDNIILMKDEIGMVYWPAYNIDNIGNMLCGDAYDIKVDSTLFFTYPDNLDSIGTKSISLNTNVYTNFTEEPFINTDNFMVIGIPDESWGFEVEIGDEIAAVGESGQLVGKAIYQGGFTPMVIYGDDQYTYGIIENLADNESFSFQIWNGLNKSLTSFDIKNWETGQSYFVGNDICIAGPDKNKYPEESNLKDSLSLYFTIYPNPNSGQFTMSVYSPANDKNSLFEIVNSKGQIVYQNKEFSIKKGWQTYNLNLPSYSNGIYNCSLISNANKYQAKLVIVK